The Gammaproteobacteria bacterium genome has a segment encoding these proteins:
- a CDS encoding TniB family NTP-binding protein, with translation MILISQDRRLTKAAREALEADNTAQRLNLIRQKVFIRYAAADAITERLQEALEDYPTEGDSHILIWGPSGIGKSQIVKRFAKLQNLPDDPRASKANVPVLVVSMGPTGSARGLLVRILGQLNAPYGKSASTDTLYPDVLRLLRTSGVKILVIDELHHIEKGNRKQREEALATIKLLGNDLGITIVGCGTIAALRTLRWDPQIERRFEPHRLEVWGHNEQTYGLLNSLETCLPLRHASGLSDDKIATWIINESEGTTREIAYLVRRAALMAIRSEKERIDLPLLRSLNHVRPSVRRQREDVLLRAASLPPL, from the coding sequence ATGATCCTCATCTCGCAGGACCGCCGCCTCACCAAGGCCGCCCGCGAGGCGCTTGAGGCGGACAACACCGCCCAGCGGCTCAACCTGATCCGGCAGAAAGTCTTCATCCGCTACGCCGCCGCCGATGCGATCACCGAGCGGCTTCAGGAGGCGCTGGAGGATTATCCGACCGAAGGCGACAGCCACATCCTGATCTGGGGGCCGTCGGGCATCGGCAAAAGCCAAATCGTCAAGCGCTTCGCCAAGTTGCAGAACCTCCCGGACGATCCGAGGGCGTCCAAGGCCAACGTCCCGGTGCTGGTCGTGAGCATGGGGCCGACCGGTTCTGCCCGAGGGCTGCTGGTGCGGATCCTTGGGCAACTCAACGCGCCCTACGGCAAGAGCGCGAGCACCGACACCCTTTATCCTGACGTCCTCAGACTGCTCCGAACCAGCGGGGTCAAGATCCTGGTCATCGACGAATTGCATCACATCGAGAAGGGCAATCGCAAACAACGCGAAGAGGCGCTGGCGACAATCAAGCTGCTCGGCAATGACCTCGGCATCACCATCGTCGGGTGCGGCACGATCGCCGCGCTGCGCACGCTTCGGTGGGACCCGCAGATCGAGCGCCGGTTCGAGCCGCATCGACTCGAGGTCTGGGGTCATAACGAACAGACCTATGGCCTGCTCAACAGCCTGGAGACCTGTCTGCCGCTTCGCCACGCTTCCGGGCTTTCCGATGACAAGATCGCGACCTGGATTATCAACGAGTCGGAGGGGACCACGCGCGAGATCGCCTATCTGGTGCGCCGCGCCGCCCTGATGGCCATCCGCTCAGAGAAAGAGCGCATTGATCTTCCGCTGCTGCGCTCGCTGAACCATGTGAGGCCATCGGTTCGGCGGCAGCGGGAGGACGTCCTCCTCAGAGCCGCCTCGCTGCCGCCGCTCTGA
- a CDS encoding transposase yields the protein MDRRSDYEAKRALPGPGAPLDISTMDEAQVAEAERRRDIIARLEAGGRFDSATVEAAAAEFGASKRQFNRYRKSLRNTGALTCLLPRGRSGGRGRLRLDLRVEEVITEVRLEFSRHRKEAKNHHAFAEIRNRCVRRGLIPPSHNTLRSRFAGVPARERVGLKYGKKVARERYEHIRGKTPETTFPLERIQIDHTLVDVVCASAFDREHVGRPWITIALDECTRAVLAFVLTWEYPNASTVAQCMTRVMTPKDEWLERVGVPLPWPMYGTPNSVYLDNAAEFWSRALFYGCREYGIAPPEHRPPGLVHFGGIIERFMGTAMDQMRLLPAATARDRGFDKVKTRNPNEAAEMTLDELEVWMLEFICGQYHVRPHSTTKQRPDLAWERGIYGTEKRAGAGLPPIIADKQKLYLDFADIEDRTIERYGMRWDNIEYWDEVLRPFLDAGEQRKFVVRRNPYDASRIYFLHPIEGTYCELRCEQITLPNVSVWEFNETRKRLVAQIGDKPDMATIMASMERQRLLEQDAQNAKKRHRSRLKQERRRVGEQVTAELTPHAPISEDAPPAPQAPVRRDIFYEIDE from the coding sequence TTGGATCGCAGAAGCGACTATGAGGCGAAGCGCGCACTACCCGGGCCAGGGGCGCCGCTCGACATTTCGACGATGGATGAGGCGCAGGTCGCCGAAGCCGAGCGCCGGCGCGACATCATCGCGCGCCTGGAAGCCGGCGGTCGTTTCGACAGCGCGACCGTGGAGGCTGCCGCCGCCGAGTTCGGAGCCAGCAAGCGGCAATTTAACCGCTACCGCAAAAGCCTCCGAAATACCGGCGCGCTGACCTGCCTGTTGCCGCGCGGGCGGAGCGGCGGGCGGGGGCGGCTGCGGCTCGACCTCCGCGTCGAGGAAGTCATCACCGAGGTGCGGCTGGAGTTCAGCCGTCATCGCAAGGAGGCCAAGAACCATCACGCATTCGCCGAGATTCGAAACCGCTGCGTGCGGCGGGGCTTGATACCGCCCTCGCACAACACGTTGCGAAGCCGCTTCGCCGGCGTTCCGGCGCGTGAGCGCGTCGGCCTGAAGTACGGAAAGAAGGTGGCTCGTGAGCGATACGAGCATATCCGAGGCAAGACGCCCGAAACGACGTTTCCACTTGAGCGTATCCAGATCGACCACACGCTCGTCGACGTGGTCTGCGCGAGCGCTTTCGACCGTGAGCATGTCGGCCGTCCCTGGATCACTATCGCGCTCGACGAATGCACCCGAGCCGTCCTCGCGTTCGTGCTGACCTGGGAATATCCAAACGCCTCGACCGTCGCTCAGTGCATGACGCGGGTGATGACGCCCAAGGATGAGTGGCTGGAGCGCGTCGGCGTTCCACTCCCATGGCCGATGTATGGCACGCCCAATAGCGTCTATCTCGACAACGCAGCTGAGTTTTGGTCACGCGCCCTGTTCTATGGGTGCAGGGAATACGGCATCGCGCCGCCCGAGCATCGCCCGCCAGGGCTGGTCCATTTCGGCGGCATCATTGAACGCTTCATGGGCACGGCGATGGACCAGATGCGGCTGCTCCCCGCAGCAACCGCCCGTGATCGCGGCTTCGACAAGGTCAAGACCCGCAATCCGAACGAGGCGGCCGAGATGACCCTCGATGAGCTAGAGGTCTGGATGCTCGAGTTCATCTGCGGCCAGTATCACGTCCGGCCGCACAGCACGACCAAGCAGCGCCCGGATCTGGCCTGGGAGCGCGGCATCTATGGCACCGAGAAGCGTGCAGGCGCCGGCCTCCCGCCGATCATCGCTGACAAGCAGAAGCTCTATCTCGACTTCGCCGACATCGAAGACCGGACGATCGAGCGCTACGGCATGCGCTGGGACAATATCGAATACTGGGACGAGGTGTTGCGGCCGTTCCTGGACGCTGGAGAGCAACGCAAGTTCGTCGTCCGCCGAAACCCCTACGACGCCTCACGCATCTACTTCCTCCACCCAATCGAGGGGACCTATTGCGAGCTGCGCTGCGAGCAGATTACCCTTCCCAACGTGTCGGTGTGGGAGTTCAACGAGACCCGCAAGCGGTTGGTCGCCCAAATCGGCGACAAGCCGGACATGGCGACCATCATGGCGTCAATGGAGCGCCAACGCCTGCTGGAGCAGGACGCACAGAACGCGAAGAAGCGACACAGGAGTCGCTTGAAGCAGGAGCGTCGGCGGGTCGGCGAACAAGTCACCGCCGAACTCACGCCGCATGCGCCCATCTCCGAAGACGCACCGCCAGCGCCGCAGGCTCCGGTTCGTCGCGACATCTTTTATGAGATCGACGAATGA
- a CDS encoding TniQ family protein: MSDLRLWPWRPRPQADELLSSWLRRIALGNSAKLHSFCHAVWPGLQIWNRDIDGLAPPRLMEGLVAHTGVDAQVAELTTFRPWVGTLFEEVRVTGATQWLLPVGIHHRTRRRPGQQWCPLCLTEDAEPYYRRRWRLAIASTCPRHGLVLADSCHDCGAPAVPHRGADPWCHICTADRRDHPVMAAESQALQFEFRLSEMLAPDVVPRTDLEAIHPLAYFGLVRQVMTVLSGGERSQGLRDEVARSWGGDPAPYAAKQIETASAADRHRLSGLTARAMRGWPWLFVGHCADARVWKSWAFADRRYGRSPFAYADPVIRYLTP; this comes from the coding sequence ATGTCGGACCTGCGTCTGTGGCCTTGGCGTCCCCGCCCGCAGGCCGACGAACTGCTCTCTAGTTGGCTGCGGCGGATCGCGCTCGGCAACTCCGCCAAGCTGCATAGCTTTTGTCACGCCGTCTGGCCCGGGCTGCAGATCTGGAATCGCGACATCGACGGGCTGGCGCCGCCTCGGCTCATGGAGGGGCTGGTCGCGCATACCGGGGTCGATGCGCAGGTCGCGGAGTTGACGACCTTCCGGCCCTGGGTCGGCACGTTGTTCGAAGAGGTCCGGGTCACGGGGGCGACCCAGTGGCTGCTGCCCGTGGGCATTCATCACCGCACCCGCCGGCGGCCGGGCCAGCAGTGGTGCCCCCTCTGCCTGACCGAGGACGCCGAGCCCTACTATCGGCGTCGCTGGCGCCTGGCGATCGCCAGCACCTGTCCTCGCCACGGCTTGGTGCTGGCCGACAGCTGCCATGACTGCGGCGCGCCCGCGGTCCCTCATCGGGGCGCCGATCCCTGGTGCCACATCTGCACCGCCGATCGGCGCGACCACCCGGTGATGGCGGCCGAGAGCCAGGCGCTACAGTTCGAGTTTCGGCTCAGCGAAATGCTCGCGCCCGACGTCGTCCCGCGGACCGACTTGGAGGCCATTCACCCGCTGGCCTATTTCGGCCTGGTTCGTCAGGTGATGACCGTGCTCAGCGGCGGCGAGCGGTCGCAGGGTCTGCGCGACGAGGTCGCGCGCAGTTGGGGCGGTGATCCCGCGCCCTACGCCGCCAAGCAGATCGAGACCGCTTCGGCCGCTGATCGACATCGACTATCAGGCCTCACCGCCCGGGCGATGCGCGGGTGGCCGTGGCTGTTTGTGGGCCACTGCGCCGACGCCCGGGTCTGGAAGTCCTGGGCGTTTGCGGACCGGCGCTATGGCCGATCACCGTTCGCCTATGCCGATCCAGTGATCCGTTACCTGACGCCCTGA
- the sul1 gene encoding sulfonamide-resistant dihydropteroate synthase Sul1, which produces MVTVFGILNLTEDSFFDESRRLDPAGAVTAAIEMLRVGSDVVDVGPAASHPDARPVSPADEIRRIAPLLDALSDQMHRVSIDSFQPETQRYALKRGVGYLNDIQGFPDPALYPDIAEADCRLVVMHSAQRDGIATRTGHLRPEDALDEIVRFFEARVSALRRSGVAADRLILDPGMGFFLSPAPETSLHVLSNLQKLKSALGLPLLVSVSRKSFLGATVGLPVKDLGPASLAAELHAIGNGADYVRTHAPGDLRSAITFSETLAKFRSRDARDRGLDHA; this is translated from the coding sequence ATGGTGACGGTGTTCGGCATTCTGAATCTCACCGAGGACTCCTTCTTCGATGAGAGCCGGCGGCTAGACCCCGCCGGCGCTGTCACCGCGGCGATCGAAATGCTGCGAGTCGGATCAGACGTCGTGGATGTCGGACCGGCCGCCAGCCATCCGGACGCGAGGCCTGTATCGCCGGCCGATGAGATCAGACGTATTGCGCCGCTCTTAGACGCCCTGTCCGATCAGATGCACCGTGTTTCAATCGACAGCTTCCAACCGGAAACCCAGCGCTATGCGCTCAAGCGCGGCGTGGGCTACCTGAACGATATCCAAGGATTTCCTGACCCTGCGCTCTATCCCGATATTGCTGAGGCGGACTGCAGGCTGGTGGTTATGCACTCAGCGCAGCGGGATGGCATCGCCACCCGCACCGGTCACCTTCGACCCGAAGACGCGCTCGACGAGATTGTGCGGTTCTTCGAGGCGCGGGTTTCCGCCTTGCGACGGAGCGGGGTCGCTGCCGACCGGCTCATCCTCGATCCGGGGATGGGATTTTTCTTGAGCCCCGCACCGGAAACATCGCTGCACGTGCTGTCGAACCTTCAAAAGCTGAAGTCGGCGTTGGGGCTTCCGCTATTGGTCTCGGTGTCGCGGAAATCCTTCTTGGGCGCCACCGTTGGCCTTCCTGTAAAGGATCTGGGTCCAGCGAGCCTTGCGGCGGAACTTCACGCGATCGGCAATGGCGCTGACTACGTCCGCACCCACGCGCCTGGAGATCTGCGAAGCGCAATCACCTTCTCGGAAACCCTCGCGAAATTTCGCAGTCGCGACGCCAGAGACCGAGGGTTAGATCATGCCTAG
- a CDS encoding GNAT family N-acetyltransferase, whose amino-acid sequence MDSEEPPNVRVACSGDIDEVVRLMHDAAAWMSAKGTPAWDVARIDRTFAETFVLRSELLVASCSDGIVGCCTLSAEDPEFWPDALKGEAAYLHKLAVRRTHAGRGVSSALIEACRHAARTQGCAKLRLDCHPNLRGLYERLGFTHVDTFNPGWDPTFIAERLELEI is encoded by the coding sequence ATGGACAGCGAGGAGCCTCCGAACGTTCGGGTCGCCTGCTCGGGTGATATCGACGAGGTTGTGCGGCTGATGCACGACGCTGCGGCGTGGATGTCCGCCAAGGGAACGCCCGCCTGGGACGTCGCGCGGATCGACCGGACATTCGCGGAGACCTTCGTCCTGAGATCCGAGCTCCTAGTCGCGAGTTGCAGCGACGGCATCGTCGGCTGTTGCACCTTGTCGGCCGAGGATCCCGAGTTTTGGCCCGACGCCCTCAAGGGGGAGGCCGCATATCTGCACAAGCTCGCGGTGCGACGGACACATGCGGGCCGGGGTGTCAGCTCCGCGCTGATCGAGGCTTGCCGCCATGCCGCGCGAACGCAGGGGTGCGCCAAGCTGCGGCTCGACTGCCACCCGAACCTGCGTGGCCTATACGAGCGGCTCGGATTCACCCACGTCGACACTTTCAATCCCGGCTGGGATCCAACCTTCATCGCAGAACGCCTAGAACTCGAAATCTAA